A stretch of Allostreptomyces psammosilenae DNA encodes these proteins:
- a CDS encoding phosphotransferase — MVDRQRGEPGRGTVEEQGRLIARGRDADVYAAGDGRVLRRYRDGDSVAREAELMRYLAAAGYPVPAVYGAHACDMVLEHLHGPTMLQDLLRRPWRLRRHARTLADLHRRLHAITAPDWLEPHPASGDAPTPGAFEGAGGGAGGGAAHRVLHMDLHPENVVLTARGPVVIDWRTARGGPPGLDVAQTLVILYSATAPGPPARRAAFGLLRAALLRAVRDACADQDPGPYLAACARDRLANPNTTPGEADRLHALFVSAPAGGPPSPHDLL, encoded by the coding sequence ATGGTGGACCGGCAGCGGGGCGAGCCGGGGAGGGGCACCGTGGAGGAGCAGGGGCGGCTGATCGCGCGCGGCCGGGACGCGGACGTCTACGCCGCGGGAGACGGCCGCGTGCTGCGCCGCTACCGCGACGGCGACTCGGTGGCCCGGGAGGCCGAGCTGATGCGGTACCTCGCCGCCGCCGGCTACCCCGTGCCGGCCGTGTACGGCGCGCACGCCTGCGACATGGTGCTGGAACACCTGCACGGCCCCACCATGCTGCAGGACCTGCTGCGCCGGCCCTGGCGCCTGCGCCGGCACGCCCGGACCCTCGCCGACCTGCACCGCCGCCTGCACGCCATCACCGCGCCGGACTGGCTGGAGCCCCACCCGGCGAGCGGGGACGCCCCCACCCCCGGCGCCTTTGAGGGCGCGGGCGGCGGAGCGGGCGGGGGCGCGGCCCACCGCGTCCTGCACATGGACCTGCACCCGGAGAACGTGGTGCTCACCGCCCGCGGGCCGGTGGTCATCGACTGGCGGACCGCCCGCGGCGGCCCGCCCGGGCTGGACGTCGCCCAGACCCTGGTCATCCTGTACAGCGCCACCGCGCCCGGCCCGCCCGCGCGCCGCGCCGCGTTCGGCCTGCTGCGCGCCGCCCTGCTGCGGGCCGTGCGCGACGCCTGCGCCGACCAGGACCCCGGCCCCTACCTCGCCGCCTGCGCCCGGGACCGCCTGGCGAACCCCAACACCACGCCGGGCGAGGCGGACCGCCTCCACGCGCTGTTCGTCTCGGCGCCCGCCGGGGGCCCGCCCTCGCCGCACGACCTGCTCTGA
- the coaA gene encoding type I pantothenate kinase has product MHNGPVPTLLGEPRQPHPQRPDHSPYLDLDRAEWSALRDRTPLPLTAEEVERLRGLGDVVDLDEVRDIYLPLSRLLSLYVRASQRLRGVINTFLGDGDQAEGPQPGTPFVIGVAGSVAVGKSTTARLLQALLARWPQHPRVELVTTDGFLLPNAELSRRGLMSRKGFPESYDRRALTRFVADVKAGREEVTAPVYSHLVYDIVPGRHHVVRSPDILIVEGLNVLQPALPGKDGRTRVALADYFDFSVFVDARTEDIERWYLNRFRKLRETAFQDPSSYFRRFTQVPEEEALEYARGVWRTINRPNLVENVLPTRGRATLVLRKGPDHKVQRLKLRKI; this is encoded by the coding sequence ATGCACAATGGCCCGGTGCCCACCTTGCTTGGCGAACCCCGACAGCCGCACCCCCAGCGGCCAGACCACTCGCCGTACCTCGACCTCGACCGCGCCGAGTGGAGCGCGCTGCGCGATCGCACGCCGCTGCCGCTGACCGCCGAGGAAGTGGAGCGGCTGCGGGGCCTGGGCGACGTGGTCGACCTGGACGAGGTGCGCGACATCTACCTGCCGCTGTCCCGTCTGCTGAGCCTGTACGTGCGCGCCAGCCAGCGCCTGCGCGGGGTGATCAACACCTTCCTGGGGGACGGCGACCAGGCCGAGGGGCCGCAGCCGGGCACGCCGTTCGTGATCGGCGTGGCGGGCAGCGTAGCGGTCGGGAAGTCGACCACGGCGCGGCTGCTGCAGGCCCTCCTGGCGCGCTGGCCGCAGCACCCGCGAGTGGAATTGGTCACCACCGACGGGTTCCTGCTGCCGAACGCGGAGCTGTCCCGGCGCGGCCTGATGTCCCGCAAGGGGTTCCCGGAGTCCTACGACCGCCGCGCGCTCACCCGCTTCGTGGCGGACGTCAAGGCCGGCCGGGAGGAGGTGACCGCGCCCGTCTACTCCCACCTGGTCTACGACATCGTCCCGGGCCGCCACCACGTGGTGCGCTCCCCGGACATCCTCATCGTCGAGGGCCTCAACGTGCTGCAGCCGGCGCTGCCGGGCAAGGACGGCCGCACCCGGGTGGCGCTCGCCGACTACTTCGACTTCAGCGTGTTCGTGGACGCCCGCACCGAGGACATCGAGCGCTGGTACCTCAACCGCTTCCGCAAGCTGCGCGAGACGGCCTTCCAGGACCCGTCCTCCTACTTCCGGCGGTTCACCCAGGTGCCGGAGGAGGAGGCGCTGGAGTACGCGCGCGGCGTGTGGCGGACCATCAACCGCCCCAACCTGGTGGAGAACGTGCTGCCGACCCGGGGCCGCGCCACCCTGGTGCTGCGCAAGGGCCCGGACCACAAGGTGCAGCGGCTGAAGCTGCGCAAGATATGA
- a CDS encoding ABC-F family ATP-binding cassette domain-containing protein, protein MGHLELAHVEYWLPDGRRLLDDVSFRVGEGSATALVGANGAGKTTLMRIVTGEVKPEEGTVTVSGGLGVMPQFIGHGVVSREQLAGEAARDADAPTVRDLLLSVAPARVRAAARAVDRAELDVMVRDDEPAQLAYAQALADWADAGGYAAETVWDTCTTAALGTPYDRAQWREVRTLSGGEQKRLVLEALLRGPDEVLLLDEPDNYLDVPGKRWLEEQLRSTPKTVLFVSHDRELLARAAQRIVSVEPGPSGSTVWVHGGGFATYHEARRERFERLDELRRRWDEQHARLKELVRTLKQKAAYNDGMASRYAAAQTRLRRFEEAGPPQERPREQKVTMRLTGGRTGVRAVTCRGLELTGLMRPFDLEVFYGERVAVLGGNGSGKSHFLRLLAGEPIAHAGEWKLGARVVPGLFAQVHEHPELVGRTLAQVLWEEHAHDRGRAMPVLRRYELDRQADQAFDQLSGGQQARFQILLLELSGVTALLLDEPTDNLDLASADALQAGLEAYQGTVLAVTHDRWFARSFDRFVVFGQDGTVRESPEPVWDVAAPPKSGGRGGPR, encoded by the coding sequence ATGGGACACCTGGAACTGGCGCACGTGGAGTACTGGCTGCCGGACGGACGGCGGCTGCTCGACGACGTCTCGTTCCGGGTCGGCGAGGGCTCCGCCACCGCCCTGGTGGGCGCCAACGGCGCCGGCAAGACCACCCTGATGCGGATCGTCACCGGGGAGGTCAAGCCGGAGGAGGGCACGGTCACGGTCTCCGGCGGGCTCGGCGTGATGCCGCAGTTCATCGGGCACGGCGTGGTCAGCCGCGAGCAGCTGGCCGGCGAGGCCGCCCGGGACGCCGACGCCCCCACCGTGCGGGACCTGCTGCTGTCGGTGGCGCCGGCCCGGGTGCGCGCCGCCGCCCGGGCGGTGGACCGGGCCGAGCTGGACGTCATGGTGCGCGACGACGAACCGGCCCAGCTGGCCTACGCCCAGGCGCTCGCCGACTGGGCGGACGCCGGCGGCTACGCCGCGGAGACCGTCTGGGACACCTGCACCACCGCCGCCCTGGGCACCCCGTACGACCGCGCCCAGTGGCGGGAGGTGCGCACGCTCTCCGGCGGCGAGCAGAAGCGGCTGGTGCTGGAGGCGCTGCTGCGCGGCCCGGACGAGGTGCTGCTGCTGGACGAGCCGGACAACTACCTCGACGTGCCCGGCAAGCGCTGGCTGGAGGAGCAGCTGAGGTCCACGCCGAAGACCGTGCTGTTCGTCTCGCACGACCGCGAGCTGCTGGCGCGCGCAGCCCAGCGCATCGTCTCGGTCGAGCCCGGACCGTCGGGCTCCACCGTCTGGGTGCACGGCGGGGGCTTCGCCACCTACCACGAGGCCCGCCGGGAGCGCTTCGAGCGCCTGGACGAGCTGCGCCGCCGCTGGGACGAGCAGCACGCCCGGCTGAAGGAGCTGGTGCGCACCCTCAAGCAGAAGGCCGCCTACAACGACGGCATGGCCTCCCGCTACGCCGCCGCGCAGACCCGGCTGCGCCGCTTCGAGGAGGCCGGCCCGCCGCAGGAGCGGCCGCGCGAGCAGAAGGTCACCATGCGGCTGACCGGCGGCCGTACCGGAGTGCGCGCGGTGACCTGCCGAGGGCTGGAGCTGACCGGGCTGATGCGCCCGTTCGACCTGGAGGTCTTCTACGGGGAGCGGGTGGCCGTGCTCGGCGGCAACGGCTCCGGCAAGAGCCACTTCCTGCGGCTGCTGGCCGGGGAGCCGATCGCCCACGCGGGGGAGTGGAAGCTGGGCGCGCGGGTCGTGCCGGGGCTGTTCGCGCAGGTGCACGAGCATCCGGAGCTGGTCGGCCGCACGCTGGCCCAGGTGCTGTGGGAGGAGCACGCCCACGACCGGGGCCGGGCGATGCCGGTGCTGCGCCGCTACGAGCTGGACCGGCAGGCCGACCAGGCCTTCGACCAGCTCTCCGGCGGGCAGCAGGCGCGGTTCCAGATCCTGCTGCTGGAGCTGTCCGGGGTGACCGCGCTGCTGCTGGACGAGCCCACCGACAACCTGGACCTGGCCAGCGCCGACGCTCTGCAGGCTGGGCTGGAGGCGTACCAGGGGACGGTGCTGGCGGTGACGCACGACCGCTGGTTCGCCCGTTCCTTCGACCGGTTCGTGGTCTTCGGGCAGGACGGCACGGTGCGCGAGTCGCCCGAGCCGGTGTGGGACGTGGCGGCTCCGCCGAAGTCCGGCGGGCGAGGCGGGCCGCGATGA
- the glmM gene encoding phosphoglucosamine mutase, with translation MARLFGTDGVRGVANADLTAELALGLSVSAARVLGDAGAFEGHRPRAVVGRDPRASGEFLEAAVVAGLASAGVDVLRVGVLPTPAVAFLTAELDADLGVMLSASHNPAPDNGIKFFARGGHKLADEVEDAIERDYRGLAAEEHAGWRRPTGAGVGRVREHGEGFDAYVDHLVGCLPNRLDGLRVVVDAAHGAAHQVSPEAFRRAGAEVITIGVEPDGLNINDGCGSTHLDLLREAVVANGADLGVAHDGDADRCLAVDATGAEVDGDQILAVLAVAMREAGTLREDTVVATVMSNLGFKLAMEASGIRVVQTAVGDRYVLEAMKRDGYALGGEQSGHVVLLDHATTGDGTLTGLMLAARMAAVKQPLAELAAVMTRLPQVLINVRDVDRTRATTDARVATAVREAEDELGASGRVLLRPSGTEPVVRVMVEAAEGDQAHAVAQRLADEVKAALG, from the coding sequence GTGGCACGACTGTTCGGGACCGACGGGGTGCGCGGCGTGGCGAACGCCGACCTGACGGCGGAGCTGGCGCTCGGCCTGTCGGTGAGCGCCGCCCGGGTGCTCGGGGACGCCGGCGCCTTCGAGGGCCACCGGCCCAGGGCCGTGGTGGGCCGGGACCCCCGCGCGTCGGGGGAGTTCCTGGAGGCCGCCGTGGTGGCCGGGCTGGCCTCCGCGGGCGTGGACGTGCTGCGGGTCGGGGTGCTGCCGACCCCGGCCGTGGCGTTCCTCACCGCCGAGCTCGACGCCGACCTCGGCGTGATGCTCTCCGCCAGCCACAACCCCGCCCCGGACAACGGCATCAAGTTCTTCGCGCGCGGCGGGCACAAGCTGGCGGACGAGGTCGAGGACGCCATCGAGCGCGACTACCGCGGCCTGGCCGCGGAGGAGCACGCCGGCTGGCGGCGTCCGACCGGCGCCGGCGTCGGCCGGGTGCGGGAGCACGGGGAGGGCTTCGACGCCTACGTCGACCACCTGGTCGGCTGCCTGCCCAACCGCCTGGACGGCCTGCGCGTGGTGGTGGACGCCGCGCACGGCGCCGCCCACCAGGTCTCCCCCGAGGCGTTCCGCCGCGCCGGCGCCGAGGTCATCACCATCGGCGTGGAGCCGGACGGCCTGAACATCAACGACGGCTGCGGCTCCACCCACCTGGACCTGCTGCGCGAGGCCGTGGTGGCGAACGGCGCCGACCTCGGCGTGGCGCACGACGGCGACGCGGACCGCTGCCTGGCCGTGGACGCCACCGGCGCCGAGGTCGACGGCGACCAGATCCTGGCCGTCCTCGCCGTGGCCATGCGCGAGGCCGGCACGCTGCGCGAGGACACCGTGGTGGCCACGGTGATGTCCAACCTGGGCTTCAAGCTCGCCATGGAGGCCAGCGGCATCCGCGTGGTGCAGACCGCCGTCGGCGACCGCTACGTGCTGGAGGCGATGAAGCGCGACGGCTACGCGCTCGGCGGCGAGCAGTCCGGGCACGTCGTGCTGCTGGACCACGCCACCACCGGCGACGGCACGCTGACCGGCCTGATGCTGGCCGCCCGGATGGCCGCGGTGAAGCAGCCGCTCGCGGAGCTGGCCGCGGTGATGACCCGGCTGCCGCAGGTGCTGATCAACGTGCGCGACGTGGACCGCACCCGGGCCACCACCGACGCCCGGGTCGCCACGGCCGTGCGGGAGGCCGAGGACGAGCTCGGCGCCTCCGGCCGGGTGCTGCTGCGCCCCTCCGGCACCGAGCCGGTGGTGCGGGTGATGGTCGAGGCCGCCGAGGGCGACCAGGCGCACGCCGTGGCGCAGCGGCTGGCCGACGAGGTCAAGGCCGCCCTGGGCTGA
- a CDS encoding alpha/beta hydrolase, with protein MHVTSEQRLDDGVLEREFTLGGIPGILWTPERASAPAPLILIGHPPLGLRRMHPRLAGRARYYAAEYGFAAATIELPGSGDRPRWAAAEQARADLRRALEAGEPVRGEIVDALVLPLVARAVPEWRTALDALLALPGIGGPVGYEGGVISIGIRLAVVEPRIVAAGFFAGSLVPAAMFEEARRVTIPLQVLLQWDDEGNDRQAALDLFDAFGSKEKTLHANLGGHTGVPHFELDAGARFFARHLK; from the coding sequence ATGCACGTCACTTCTGAACAGCGCCTCGACGACGGCGTCCTCGAGCGCGAATTCACCCTCGGCGGGATCCCCGGCATCCTGTGGACGCCCGAACGCGCGTCCGCACCGGCGCCGCTGATCCTGATCGGCCACCCCCCGCTCGGACTGCGCAGGATGCACCCCCGGCTGGCGGGGCGGGCCCGGTACTACGCGGCGGAGTACGGCTTCGCCGCGGCCACCATCGAGCTCCCCGGGAGCGGTGACCGGCCCCGTTGGGCCGCCGCCGAGCAGGCCCGCGCCGACCTGCGCCGGGCGTTGGAGGCCGGCGAGCCGGTCCGCGGCGAGATCGTCGACGCCCTCGTCCTCCCACTGGTCGCCAGGGCGGTCCCGGAATGGCGGACCGCCCTGGACGCCCTGCTCGCGCTGCCCGGGATCGGCGGCCCGGTCGGGTACGAGGGGGGAGTGATCTCCATCGGCATCCGGCTGGCGGTGGTCGAGCCGCGCATCGTGGCCGCCGGTTTCTTCGCCGGGAGCCTCGTGCCCGCCGCCATGTTCGAGGAGGCCCGCCGGGTCACCATTCCGCTGCAGGTCCTGCTGCAGTGGGACGACGAAGGGAACGACCGGCAGGCGGCCCTGGACCTCTTCGACGCCTTCGGCTCGAAGGAGAAGACCCTGCACGCCAATCTCGGCGGGCACACCGGCGTCCCGCACTTCGAGCTCGACGCCGGGGCCCGGTTCTTCGCCCGGCACCTGAAGTGA
- a CDS encoding VIT1/CCC1 transporter family protein: MDEGTGPAGAHAAEPHNGDLNSRLNWLRAGVLGANDGIVSVAGLVVGVAGATTDRSALLLAGLAGLFAGALSMAGGEYVSVSTQRDTEDAMLRLERHELETMPEEEERELAQLYEAKGLSPALAAQVARELTEKDAFQAHAEAELGIDPDALTSPWQAAGASLLSFTVGALLPLLAIYLPPPSLRIGLCFVAVVVALAITGAVSARLGKADARRAVLRNVGVGALTMVVTFGVGSVFGVATG; this comes from the coding sequence GTGGACGAGGGGACGGGGCCGGCCGGGGCGCACGCCGCCGAACCGCACAACGGCGACCTGAACAGCCGGCTGAACTGGCTGCGCGCCGGGGTGCTGGGCGCCAACGATGGCATCGTCTCGGTGGCCGGCCTGGTGGTGGGCGTGGCCGGCGCCACCACCGACCGCTCCGCGCTGCTGCTGGCCGGCCTCGCCGGGCTGTTCGCCGGCGCGCTGTCGATGGCCGGCGGCGAGTACGTCTCGGTGAGCACCCAGCGGGACACCGAGGACGCCATGCTGCGCCTGGAGCGGCACGAGCTGGAGACCATGCCCGAGGAGGAGGAGCGGGAGCTGGCCCAGCTGTACGAGGCGAAGGGCCTGTCGCCGGCGCTGGCCGCCCAGGTGGCCCGGGAGCTGACCGAGAAGGACGCCTTCCAGGCCCACGCGGAGGCGGAGCTCGGCATAGACCCGGACGCGCTGACCAGCCCGTGGCAGGCGGCCGGCGCCTCCCTGCTCTCCTTCACGGTGGGCGCCCTGCTGCCGCTGCTGGCCATCTACCTGCCCCCGCCGTCGCTGCGGATCGGGCTGTGCTTCGTGGCGGTCGTGGTGGCGCTGGCGATCACCGGGGCGGTCAGCGCCCGGCTGGGGAAGGCGGACGCGCGCCGGGCGGTGCTGCGCAACGTCGGCGTGGGCGCGCTGACCATGGTGGTCACCTTCGGGGTGGGTTCGGTTTTCGGCGTGGCCACCGGCTGA
- the rplM gene encoding 50S ribosomal protein L13, which translates to MRTYSPKPGDVQRQWHVIDATDVVLGRLASQAASLLRGKHKPVYAPHVDTGDFVIIINADKVHLSGNKRTQKLAYRHSGYPGGLRSVRYDELLEKNSPKAVEKAVKGMLPKNSLGRQMLSKLKVYAGDQHPHQAQQPVPFEISQVAQ; encoded by the coding sequence GTGCGCACGTACAGCCCTAAGCCCGGCGATGTCCAGCGTCAGTGGCACGTCATCGACGCGACCGACGTCGTGCTCGGCCGCCTGGCCTCCCAGGCCGCCTCTCTGCTCCGGGGCAAGCACAAGCCGGTGTACGCGCCGCATGTCGACACCGGTGACTTCGTCATCATCATCAACGCCGACAAGGTGCACCTCTCCGGCAACAAGCGGACCCAGAAGCTGGCCTACCGCCACTCCGGTTACCCGGGTGGTCTGCGCTCCGTGCGCTACGACGAGCTGCTGGAGAAGAACTCCCCGAAGGCCGTCGAGAAGGCCGTCAAGGGCATGCTCCCCAAGAACTCCCTCGGCCGGCAGATGCTGTCGAAGCTGAAGGTGTACGCGGGTGACCAGCACCCGCACCAGGCGCAGCAGCCGGTGCCGTTCGAGATCAGCCAGGTCGCGCAGTAG
- a CDS encoding holo-ACP synthase yields the protein MIVGIGVDVADVARFERTLARTPAMAERLFTPAERVDGEGRPRSAASLAARFAAKEAAAKALGAPAGLRWTDAEVVSEPSGRPALRVTGTVQAHAERLGVRTWHLSLSHDGGIATAMVIAED from the coding sequence GTGATCGTCGGGATCGGTGTGGACGTCGCGGACGTGGCGCGCTTCGAACGGACACTGGCCCGCACCCCGGCCATGGCCGAGCGGCTGTTCACGCCCGCGGAGCGGGTGGACGGCGAGGGACGGCCGCGCTCCGCCGCCTCCCTCGCGGCACGGTTCGCCGCCAAGGAGGCGGCGGCCAAGGCGCTCGGCGCCCCGGCCGGACTGCGCTGGACGGACGCCGAGGTGGTGAGCGAGCCCTCCGGCCGCCCCGCGCTGCGGGTCACCGGGACCGTCCAGGCCCACGCCGAACGCCTCGGCGTCCGCACCTGGCACCTCTCGCTCAGCCACGACGGCGGCATCGCCACCGCCATGGTGATCGCCGAGGACTGA
- the rpsI gene encoding 30S ribosomal protein S9, which translates to MAETTVETPLEGDFTFESEDEGQESYTTESLASRFGEPQPAGATGRRKEAIARVRIVPGTGQWKINGRSLEDYFPNKVHQQLVNDPFKILELEGRYDVIARINGGGISGQAGALRLGVARALNEADVENNRGPLKKAGFLTRDARATERKKYGLKKARKAPQYSKR; encoded by the coding sequence GTGGCCGAGACCACCGTCGAGACTCCGCTCGAAGGCGACTTCACCTTCGAGTCCGAGGACGAGGGCCAGGAGAGCTACACCACCGAGTCGCTGGCGTCCCGCTTCGGCGAGCCGCAGCCGGCCGGTGCCACCGGTCGCCGCAAGGAGGCCATCGCCCGCGTCCGCATCGTGCCGGGCACCGGCCAGTGGAAGATCAACGGCCGTAGCCTCGAGGACTACTTCCCGAACAAGGTCCACCAGCAGCTGGTGAACGACCCGTTCAAGATCCTCGAGCTGGAGGGTCGCTACGACGTCATCGCCCGCATCAACGGCGGTGGCATCTCCGGCCAGGCCGGCGCCCTGCGCCTCGGCGTGGCCCGCGCGCTGAACGAGGCGGACGTGGAGAACAACCGCGGCCCGCTGAAGAAGGCCGGCTTCCTCACCCGTGACGCCCGCGCCACCGAGCGCAAGAAGTACGGTCTGAAGAAGGCCCGCAAGGCTCCGCAGTACAGCAAGCGCTGA
- a CDS encoding DNA-binding protein, giving the protein MTGTSTVLLDSEALSRAILNDRQVMALLSGARLRGMQVVVSNMTLIEAHHPRVNSARFNWVVSRLKRQPVTDEITQLATRLLRETGLHGHKYAIDAVVAATALLTPAPAVILTSDPEDMSMLCGDRARILKL; this is encoded by the coding sequence ATGACCGGCACGAGCACCGTGCTGCTCGACAGCGAGGCCCTGTCGCGAGCGATCCTCAACGATCGCCAGGTCATGGCCCTGCTGAGCGGAGCCAGACTGCGCGGCATGCAGGTCGTCGTCAGCAACATGACGTTGATCGAGGCGCACCACCCCCGCGTCAACTCCGCCCGGTTCAACTGGGTCGTCTCACGTTTGAAGAGGCAACCGGTCACCGACGAGATCACCCAGCTGGCCACGCGCCTGCTACGCGAAACGGGCCTGCACGGCCACAAGTACGCGATCGACGCGGTGGTGGCGGCGACCGCCCTGCTGACACCGGCCCCTGCAGTGATCCTCACGTCCGATCCTGAGGACATGTCCATGCTCTGCGGCGACCGGGCGCGGATCCTCAAGCTCTGA
- the glmS gene encoding glutamine--fructose-6-phosphate transaminase (isomerizing), which translates to MCGIVGYVGHQVALDVVIAGLKRLEYRGYDSAGVAVVADGELAMDKRAGKLANLEKSLAEQPLPAGTTGIGHTRWATHGAPNDRNAHPHLDGPGRVAVVHNGIVENFVALRAELAERGVELRSETDTEVVVHLLSEALDAMEADGGARDLAEAMRRVCRRLEGAFTLVAADAAQPDVVVGARRNSPLVVGLGEGENFLASDVAAFIAHTRTALELGQDQVVELRRDGVTVTDFAGAPVETNEYRVDWDASAAEKGGYDYFMLKEIAEQPKAVADTLLGRIGADGQLTLDEVRIPDSVLREIDKIVIIACGTSFHAGLIAKYAIEHWTRIPCEVEVASEFRYRDPILDQQTLVVAISQSGESMDTLMALRHAREQGAKVLAICNTNGSTIPRESDAVLYTHAGPEVAVASTKAFLTQLVACYLVALYLGQVRGTKWGDEITEVIRQLADMPQQVERVLDTMEPVRELARSLADARSVLFLGRHVGYPVALEGALKLKELAYMHAEGFAAGELKHGPIALIEEGLPVVVVVPSPRGRSVLHDKIVSNIQEIRARGARTIVVAEEGDEAVVPFADHLVRIPRTPVLLQPLVATVPLQVFACELATAKGHEVDQPRNLAKSVTVE; encoded by the coding sequence ATGTGCGGAATCGTTGGATACGTGGGCCACCAGGTGGCGCTCGACGTGGTGATCGCCGGCCTGAAGCGCCTGGAGTACCGGGGCTACGACTCGGCCGGCGTGGCCGTGGTGGCCGACGGCGAACTGGCCATGGACAAGCGCGCCGGCAAGCTGGCCAACCTGGAGAAGTCGCTGGCGGAGCAGCCGCTGCCGGCCGGCACCACCGGCATCGGGCACACCCGCTGGGCCACCCACGGGGCACCCAACGACCGCAACGCCCACCCGCACCTGGACGGCCCCGGGCGGGTCGCCGTGGTGCACAACGGCATCGTGGAGAACTTCGTCGCGCTGCGCGCCGAGCTCGCCGAGCGCGGCGTCGAACTGCGCTCGGAGACCGACACCGAGGTCGTCGTCCACCTGCTGTCCGAGGCCCTGGACGCCATGGAGGCGGACGGCGGCGCCCGCGACCTCGCCGAGGCGATGCGGCGCGTCTGCCGCCGCCTGGAGGGCGCGTTCACCCTGGTCGCCGCGGACGCCGCGCAGCCCGACGTGGTGGTCGGCGCCCGCCGCAACTCCCCGCTGGTGGTGGGCCTGGGCGAGGGCGAGAACTTCCTCGCCTCCGACGTCGCCGCGTTCATCGCGCACACCCGCACCGCCCTGGAGCTCGGCCAGGACCAGGTCGTCGAGCTGCGCCGGGACGGCGTGACCGTCACCGACTTCGCCGGCGCCCCGGTGGAGACCAACGAGTACCGGGTGGACTGGGACGCCTCCGCCGCCGAGAAGGGCGGCTACGACTACTTCATGCTCAAGGAGATCGCCGAGCAGCCCAAGGCGGTCGCCGACACCCTGCTCGGCCGGATCGGCGCGGACGGCCAGCTCACCCTGGACGAGGTGCGCATCCCGGACAGCGTGCTGCGCGAGATCGACAAGATCGTCATCATCGCCTGCGGCACGTCCTTCCACGCCGGCCTGATCGCCAAGTACGCCATCGAGCACTGGACGCGGATCCCGTGCGAGGTCGAGGTGGCCAGCGAGTTCCGCTACCGCGACCCGATCCTGGACCAGCAGACGCTCGTCGTCGCCATCTCGCAGTCCGGCGAGTCGATGGACACCCTGATGGCGCTGCGGCACGCCCGCGAGCAGGGCGCCAAGGTGCTGGCCATCTGCAACACCAACGGCTCCACCATCCCGCGCGAGTCCGACGCCGTGCTGTACACGCACGCCGGGCCGGAGGTCGCCGTGGCCTCCACCAAGGCGTTCCTCACCCAGCTGGTGGCCTGCTACCTGGTGGCGCTCTACCTCGGCCAGGTGCGCGGCACCAAGTGGGGCGACGAGATCACCGAGGTGATCCGGCAGCTCGCCGACATGCCGCAGCAGGTCGAGCGGGTGCTCGACACCATGGAGCCGGTGCGGGAGCTGGCGCGCTCCCTCGCCGACGCCCGCTCGGTGCTCTTCCTGGGCCGGCACGTGGGCTACCCGGTGGCGCTGGAGGGCGCGCTCAAGCTTAAGGAACTCGCCTACATGCACGCCGAGGGCTTCGCGGCGGGCGAGCTCAAGCACGGGCCGATCGCGCTGATCGAGGAGGGGCTGCCGGTCGTCGTGGTGGTGCCCTCGCCGCGCGGGCGGTCCGTGCTGCACGACAAGATCGTCTCCAACATCCAGGAGATCCGGGCCCGCGGCGCCCGCACCATCGTGGTCGCGGAGGAGGGCGACGAGGCGGTCGTCCCGTTCGCCGACCACCTGGTGCGCATCCCGCGCACCCCGGTGCTGCTGCAGCCGCTGGTCGCCACCGTGCCGCTGCAGGTCTTCGCCTGCGAGCTGGCCACGGCCAAGGGCCACGAGGTGGACCAGCCGCGCAACCTGGCCAAGTCGGTCACGGTCGAGTAG